In Moraxella nasovis, the sequence CAAACTGTGACAGTACTCTTATCACATTAGGCGTGTGATTTTTAAAGCGTTGGTAGCGGCAAGCTTATGGCTATGCCATTATAAACTTGCCAAAACACTTCATGGCTTGCCTAGTCACTCTTTCACCGCAAGCGTTACCGTATAAGTCTTGCCTTGTTTGATTTTGTCGCTATTACCAAACACTTCGGTAAACGAGCGTTTCATAAAATCCCTTAACCCATTGATGGTAACCACATAAAAGCGTCCGCCCATCTCCATGCGTTCATAGGCATCTAGCAGATACAAATAATGCTGTTCTTTGCTTGCTTTGGCAGGCAGATTGCTCATGACTAGGCTAAATTTTTGGGTATTGTCTACCTGATTAAAGCCGTTGGAGAGCTGTACGTGCGTGTTTTTTAGCCCATTTTTCTCACAGTTTAAGCGAGCGTATTCTACCGCCACAAAGTCCTTATCTATCAAAAAATGCTGACCGTTTGGGCATTCACGAGCGGCTGTCATGCCAAGTACGCCATAGCCACAGCCTAAGTCAATGCTGGTGTCATCATCTTTAAAATCAATATAATCAAGCAGCATAAGACTGCCATCGTCCAATTTTTCAGGACTAAAAATCCCCCAAGTGGTGGCAAAACTAAACGGCTTACCCAAAACGTCTTGGGTGAAGGTGATGTCATTTCGCCATGTTTTGGCTTTGTGTTGGAGTTCGGTAAGTGTGGTTTTGATGGTCATGGTTGATTTTTGGTGTGGGTTTGGACTATTGTAACAAAAAACAGCGATGAATAACATCAGTTAAATTTGGCTTTTAATATTCAAGATGCCCATCAATCGTTGGTGTGTTTGGTGGTTCAAGTGGTTGATTGGTGTTGTAAAGCATTTTTAAAATGAAATTTCACTAAAAATCACCAAAATCCAACCGCTTGCTCAATCTTTCACTTTCACTTTCCCTGCACTACATACATTCCCAAAGCCGTCAAAGCCAATGAACCCAAAACATGTAGCACAACCGCCATCAATGCCCCAAAAAACCGTCCGTTTTGGATCAGCGTTACCACTTCTAATGAAAAACTAGAAAAAGTCGTCAGCCCACCCAAAAAGCCTGTGATCAATAGCAGTTTATAGTGCGGATTATCCAGCCATTGTGCCAGTACACCAATCAAAAACGCCCCAAGCCAGTTCGCCGTCAGCATTCCAAGCGATAATGCCGTCTGCCCGCTCCATTGACTAAGTCCCCAACGCAGTACCGCCCCAGAGCCACCGCCTATTGCAACCATCAGCAGATTATACATAATTAACAGCACCCTGAATTAGGCTTACAGACTTGACCAAATTCTGAAAGTTTCATTTTGGATTTTTGTGGCTTGGCAGGAATACCGCATTGGTCTTCGGCAAGGCAGACAGTGTGTTTATTTTTGAGTAAAAAATGTGTGCCGTCAAATGCTAAATCATATTTACCAATGGTATCACATTGGTATTCTACCTCGATCTCTACATCAGGTAAATTGAGCTTTTCTTCGGAAAGTTTGATGATATCAAGTAGCTTGTATGCTTTTAGCCTATGGTCAAAATCATCGGCAGTCCACAACTGAAAATTAACAGTATTTTCTTGTCTAACCGTGCCACCACAATCAATAAAATGCTGACTAATTAGCCCCACTTCGGTAACGTGAAAATGTGGTGGCACTGTCGTACCGTCTTCTAGTATAAACGAGATGTTATCAACAGAACCCAAGATGTCTTTGATTTGTGAGAGTTTCATAATAAATACCTTTTAAGATGGTGAATGTAAAAAATATAAAAACAATGACCGCTTTGCCTGTCTAATTTTTCCCCCGATTGATCAGCCACACCAGCGACAACATCACAGGCACTTCCACCAGCACCCCCACCACCGTTGCCAATGCCGCCCCAGAGTGCAGGCCAAATAGAGATATCGCCACCGCTACGGCAAGTTCAAAAAAGTTGCTCGTGCCAATCAAGCAGGCGGGAGCAGAGATTTCGTGCGGTAATTTAAGCCATTTGGCAATTCCCATACTCAAAAAGAAAATGCCATAGGTCTGCACTAAAAGTGGAATGGCAATCAGCACAATCACAAACGGATTTGACAAAATCGTACCTGCTTGAAAAGCAAACAACAGCACCACTGTCAAAAGCAAGCCAAAGATGGAAAAGGGCTTTAATTTGGCGGTGAATTTAGCGATAGAGCGGTCAGATTTGATTAAAATTTTGCGAGTTAGCCAGCCTGCGACAAGGGGCAAAAGCACATACAAAACCGTGCTTACAATCAAGGTCTGCCAAGGAATACTAATGTCGCTTACACCAAGTAGCAAGCCTGCAATCGGTGCAAAGGCAAAAATCATAATGATGTCGTTCACCGACACCTGCACGAGTGTGTAGTTCGGATCGCCCTTGACCAACCCAGACCACACAAACACCATCGCCGTACACGGAGCCACGCCGAGCAAAATCATACCTGCGATGTATTCTTGTGCCGTCTGTGCGTCCACCCAATCAGCAAACAGCAACCGAAAAAACAGCCAACCGACCAGAGCCATCGTAAAGGGCTTAATCAGCCAATTTACTGCCAAAGTCATCGCCAAGCCCTTCGGCTTTTTGCCGACATCTTTGATGGCAGACCAGTCAATCTGAATCATCATCGGATAAATCATCAGCCAAATCAGCACGGCAATCGGCAAATTGATGTGGGCGATTTGTAGTGTCGCAATCTTTCCCACCGTATCAGTGAAATTAACCCCAATGACCACGCCCAAAATGATGGCAAGAGCCACCCAAATACTTAAAAATCGTTCAAAATTTCCCATTTTATGCTCCTTGTTTTGGGTGTTGTTTGGTGATGATTTCGCCATCTTCTTTGACAAAATCCGCTTTCAAAGGCACAGGCGAGATGTCCAAAAATACTTCGGACGGACGGCACAGTTTCACGCCCTTTTCGGTGACAACAATCGGGCGATTGATTAAAATCGGCTGGGCAAGCATTGCCGAAATGAGCTTGTCATCAGACAGCTCTGGGCGTTCTAAATTTAAGCGTTCGTATGGTTCAACATTGGTGCGAAGTAGTGAGCGTGGTGTGATATTCATTTTGGCGATTAACTCACGCAAAGTCGCTTCATCAGGCGGATTGTCCAGATAATGAATGATGGTCGGCTCAATACCCAAATGGCGAATTAACGCCAAAGTGTTGCGGGACGTACCGCAGTTTGGGTTGTGGTAGATGGTGATTGGGGTGTTTGATGTATTAGCACTTGGCATAGTGCCCTCCGTCATTAGTTTAATTATTCAAGAAATATTGAATTATAAAAGCAAAAATAACCTGATAAAGCCATCAGGTGAGATTTAAGCGCATTTTAGCAGGGGTTTTTAGATATTTCAATGGTTATTGAAATAAAAGAGCGGTCGGAAATCGCAAAATTTTTGTAAAATCCTATCGCTTGTATTTTTCAAGCTGTCTGAAAAAACCTTGTTCGAATACTTGCAGGTGCTATCATCAATCTTCTAATTTGGTTTATTTGATGATATAAGGTCGTCTCTTTTGTTCAATTAATTCGCAAAGTTCGTGGCTCTTTGTAAATCCAACTCCAACGGATTGGAAAGCTCACAAAACCATTTAGCCCATCGTTCTGATATAGACGTTAGAGATATTTCATCAAATAGAGTATTTTCAGATTGAATTGCAAAAAATCGATTTAGTGAATTAGCTAAATTTTTATTTTCTAAAAATCTTCTACAAATCCATAAATGAATATCTACTAATTGCAAGCCAACATTACTATCACTTGACTTATAATCTATATCTATTGATGGCATATTTGATAAGTTTATACTTGGTAAAAATGGACCAATTTGTAAATTTGTGTCTGTACTATTACTGATATTTTGATATAGTTTAGTTAGCCAATTTTGTGATTTGTTAAATTGAGACTGAATATCCACAATAATTTTTGTTGCACTTGATTGATTTTGTTCAATTCTATGACAAATCATAAAAATTACTGATTGAAAGGATGTGATATTTGGTGAAACTTGTAATATATTTTCTTTGGAATGAACATTGTAACCAATCTCGGAAGGATTTTTTATCACCCATTTCATTGCATCGGAAATAATCTCAACTAAGCGTTTATCTGAAAAACAAGATGCTTTAAGTAAAATTTGTTCACAAATATCAACCAGACTAGTTTCTGTCTCTTTTGAATTTATATTTATGCGTGCTTTCCAAGCCTGATTAGCTAAATCATCATCAAATAACTCTGCGATTGCAAGTAGCAAAGGATATCTTAATGGTGTCCAATACCAATTCCAAGGAACAGCAGGATTAACACCTTGGTCGAAGACTTGGTCAAAAAAACTGATAATTGCAAAATCTTTTTTATTTAGCCTACAACAATCAAAATATATGTCATATTTTTGATATATATCTCCTAAATCATCAATAATTCTAACTAATCCACCATTACCCAGCTCATTAGCATGCAATTCACTCACTGACAATTTATTCTTTAAATTTATAACATCCTGTTGGGCTACGATGTCTAAATCAAATTTAGAACTCAATACTCCGTAATATAAGTATGGTTGGTCTAAATCAAAAAGGTTTGAACCAGAATTACCACTCTCATCTATATAAAAATACATAACAATCCCTAAAATGCGCTTATATTTTTTAGTTAGCCTACAAACGCTTAGCAATTCTCACCACTGTCCTGACAGCATTTGTCCGTCAAAAACACCACCAACGCCATCATCAAATCCAAATTGGCGTAATAACGCACAAACCGCCCTTGCTGTTCGCTTTGCACCAGCCCAGCATGGCTTAATGTTTTAAGATGAAAAGAAAGGCTGTTGGGGGCGATGCCCAGTATTTTTGCCAAATCGCCTGCAATCATGCCCTCCGTTCCCATTTTGGTAAGTTCCTGAAAAATCGCCAAACGAATGGGCGATGACAGGCTTTCAAAGAGTAGGCTTGCGTTTTGAGTGTTCATGGCTTGTGTTTATCCGTTGGATTGAAGGGGTATTTTAGCAAAGACGTACAGATATTTCAATGATGGTTGAAATGATGGGCGTTTTTATTTTTCAGGCAGCCTGAAAACCCAAATTGAAAAACCAAAAAACAATGCCGTCTGAAAGATTGGTTTTCAGACGGCATTTTGGCAAAAACCGACCTTTCAGGCTGTCTGAAACCGCTTACTGTAAATTTTGTAATATCGCACAATGTGAACGCTCATCGCCTGCACATTCGTCGTGCCACGCCTGCAAGGTATTTTTCATCTGTTCCAACTGGGCGATTTTTTGAGCCAACGTGGCGATATGGCTGGCGGTCAGGGCTTTGACATCACAGCTTTTGCGGTTGGGGTTGTCTTGCAAGGCGAGCAATTCGCCGATTTGTGCCAAGCCAAAGCCCACTTCTCGGGCGTGGTGGATAAAGTGAAGCCGTGCCAAATCCGCTTGTTTGTAATCACGGTAGCCTGAAAAGGTGCGTTCGGCAGGGGTAAGCAAGCCCAATTTTTCGTAATCTCGGATTTGTTTGCTGGATAGACCGGTGATTTTGGCGACTTCGCTGATTTTCATGGTTTTTTCTCCTTTACAAAACGTAACATAAAAGTTTTGAAAAACCCTTGACCTTGACGCAAGGTTAAGGATTATTATATGTCCATACACAGCAAAACAGCAATACTGCTTGTGTATCCGTCCAGAACATTCTGGTTTATCAATCCAAAACGGAGAAATGTTATGAACATCAAAAACAAAACTTGCCAATGTCCCAACTGCCCTTGTGGCACACACAACGCCAACTGCACTTGCGTTTGCTGTGCGGACTGCCAATGCACTACCGAGCAATGCTCGTGCAACTGCCAATAAGGGCAAACGCTGTTTTTAAACAAGTCCATGCCAAGTCATCACGGCTTGGTATGGCAAACAAACCAACTTAATTTATCCATTTTTATCCATGCTTTAAGGAGCTGTTATGAACAATTTAAAAAAATACCTTACCGTTGCCGTGCTGTCTGTGGCACTTGGCGGTGTGGGCGGATTTGCCATTGCCAATACCACCCAGCAAAATAATATGTCGCAAATGCACGAAAACATGATGAACAATCACGCCAAAATGGGGGCGATGAACCACGACATGAATGCCATGAACCAAAATAAAGCCAACCAAGCACCGCACACCCAAGAATATATGCAGTCGATGAACGCCCTGCACGATGAGATGATGGTAGGCGTTGCCGACAGCGATGCCGACCGAGCCTTTGCCCGCTCCATGATACCGCACCATTTGGGGGCGATTAAGATGGCAGAAGTTCAGCTTAAATACGGCAAAGACCCAGAAATGCGAAAACTCGCTGAACAAATCATCAAAGCCCAAGACCCCGAAATCAAACAGATGGAGCAATGGCTCAAAAAATAAACCTGTCGCCCGCCAAGCCAGCTGGTTTGGTCGGGCAAATCTTGCCTTTAAATAGGATTTAGGAGTTTTTATGCGTAGCATGAAAAAAGCATTGGCAACAGGCGTGTTAAGTGTTTCTATCATCGCAGGGGCGGTATCCTTGTTTGTCATGAACCGCCCAGCACAAGCCGTCAATCATGTGGAAGTGTGGAAAGACGCCAATTGCGGTTGTTGTGGCGAATGGGTAGAACACATGAAGAAAAACGGCTTTACCGTGAGCGTCCACAACACGGGCAACCGTGAAATGCGTGCCAAGCTCGGTATGCCTGAAAAATTTGCGTCCTGCCACACCGCCAAAGTGGGCGGTTATGTGATTGAAGGACACACGCCGGCATCCGACATCAAGCGTCTGCTCACACAAAAGCCTAATGCCCTAGGTCTGGCAACCCCCGCCATGCCACTTGGCTCGCCCGGTATGGACGGCGAAGCCTATCAGGGTAAAAAGCATGATTACAACGTGCTTTTGGTGCAAAAAGACGGCACCAGCCAAGTGTATCAGGCTTACAAGGGCAACCAAAATTAAACAAGAACGCTGTTTTAAAAACAGCGTTTTTTTCAGACGGCATAGATTTTTAATTTTCAGGCAGCCAAAACGGTCAAACTTCACAATTTTTTTGCAGTCCCGTTATCACTTTGCAATGTGCCACGTCGTTTTCTTGGCAACCTTGCAAGGCGGTCAGGTGGGCTTTCATGTGCTGTAATTGTGCGATTTGCTCGTCAATCCGTGCGATATGGCGAGTGAGCAGTTCGGTGGCGTTATCACAGCGGTTGTGCGGTTGGCTTTGCATTTGCTGTAAGGCTTTGATTTCTTCAACAGAAAAACCGACATGACGGCAGTTTTTGATGAATTTTAGGGTGTCTGTCATTTCTTGGTTAAACAGCCGATAGCCGTTTTCGCCACGAATGGGGCTAATCAGCCCCATTTTTTCATAATAACGGATACTTTCAAGCGACAAGCCGACTTGCTCGCTGACGGTTTTTACCTGCAATAAATTTTTCATAAAACGCTTGACCTTGTTCCGACAACAGGGTTTATGATAAACCATAAACAGTTATTTTAAAAGGGTAAAATCATGTCTTGCCAATGCTCTACGCAAAACAACGCCGTACACTCGGACAGATACCGCAATATATTGTGGATTGTGCTTATTCTCAATTTCTCCATGTTTTTTGTGGAAGTCTTTATCGGCTGGCGGTCTGGCTCGGTGTCCTTGCTGGCTGACAGCTTGGACTTTTTGGGCGACAGTGCCAACTATCTCATCACGCTGTTTGTGTTGGGCAAAACCTTGCAAACTCGTGCCAAAGCCAGCCTGATTAAGGGTATTTCTATGGGGCTAATGGGGCTTTGGATTTTGTTTACAACTTTATACAATCTATTTATGGGCGATGTACCAAATTATCACGATATGGGCGTGGTCGGCTTACTTGCTTTGGCGGTCAATGTAACCGCAGCGTGGCTGTTGTACCATTTTCGTGAAGGCGACAGCAATATGCAAAGCGTTTGGCTGTGTTCTCGCAACGATGCCATTGGCAACGTGATGGTGGTTTTGGCGGCGGTTGCGGTGTATTTTAGCCAATCCAAAATCCCTGATTTGCTGGTGGCAGGCATTATGGTGTATTTATCACTATCTGCAAGCAAAGCAATCATCAGTAGAGCTTGGTCGGAGTTAAAGGAGCATTGAGATTTGTCTAAAATAAAAACGCTGTTTTGCTCATGAAAAACAGCGTTTTTTTTCAGGCAGTCTGAAAGGTCGGTTTTACAAATATGCCGTCTGAAAATTTGTCCGAACGGGTTTTCAGACGGCATGGGTTTCGTTGGGTCTTGACCCAACCTTGTATCTCACCACCAAGACTAGCTATCTTGGTGATGGCATGGTAGATTATACCATCACCCTAAGTTACTTGGCAGTTTCTACCCAACCTGAGTACTTTGATGCTGTCTCGTAGATTAAACCCGAGTAACTTTTTAATCATCGTACAATCTGAATGGTATCCAAGCGCTTGATTGATTTTCAATCATGACGCTGAATGAACAAGGCTAGATGACAATGACTTATTATGTTGGTATTGATGTTAGTAAGCACAAGCTGGATGTGGCTTGGCTTAAAGAGTTAAGTACAATGAAAGTCAAAACCAAAGTCTTTAATAATCACTTTGATGATTTTGAACACATCATTCATTGGCTTAAAACCAATCTTGGTACAGATGTCAGCTTCAATGACATTCATCTTATTATGGAAGCCACAGGGGTGTATCATGAACCTTTGGCGTATTATTTACACGATTTGGGTTTTAAAGTCTCTATCATCAATCCTGCCTTTGTCAAGCACTATGCAGACAGTTTAGGCGTAAGACAAAAGACAGATAAAAAAGACAGTATTGTCCTTGCCAGATACGGCAGAGCCACCCACCCTGATGCTTGGATTGCCCCAAGTATTGAAGCTCGTCATTTAAAGTCTTTGCTTTCTCGTCTTGATGCTCTAAATGAAGACTTACAACGAGAAGAAAACCGCAAAGAAAAAGCAGAAGTGGCAGACACAACCCCCATTGTTAAACAATCCATTGATGAGATGATTGTGGCATTAAAATTGGCAATCAGCAAATTAAACCAAGACATTGACACTCATATCAACAACCACCCCAAACTTAAAGAAGAGCAAACACTCTTACAAAGCATCAAAGGAGTAGGACAAGTCATTTCAAGACAAATGCTAACTCTGTTTAATACCAAGCAATTTAACAATGCCAAACAAGTCTCTGCCTTTTTAGGGTTAATTCCCAAACAACAAGAATCAGGATTGTTTAAAGGCAGATCAAGACTTGCCAAAACAGGCAATGCTCAATTAAGAGCTAAGCTATATATGGCAGCAGTTGTTGCCACCAAGTACAATCCAGACATTAAAGACCAATACGAACGCTTACAACAAAATGGCAAATGCAAAATGCAAGCTTTATGTGCTTGTATGCGTAAATTGGTACAAATCTGCTTTGGTGTGATCAAACACCAAACTCCCTACACCCCACAAGTTAGGATAGAAAATATGGCTTGACAAGGGGTGAGGAGAGATGGTATCTACAAGCTGAAAACCAATCTTTCAGACGGCATTTACTTTTGATTTAGGCTTTCAGACAGCCTGAAAGCCCCACCAATCAATGCCCCATCACAATATCCACATCTTCGGATTTGTCGTGTACACCGAATCTGTCCACGAGCGTTTGGCTGGCTTCGTTTAAGCCATATACACTCACATTCGCCCCTAATTTGCGGTATTTGATAACCACTTTATCTAAGGCTGAGATGGCAGTTACGTCCCAAAAGTGGGCGTGAGTCAAATCAATGCTGACATCGGTAATGCCTTGTTTGCCAAAGTTAAATTGGGCAATAAAATCATCGGCAGATGCAAAAAACACTTGTCCTACCACAGCATATGCCAAACTTTTGGGGCTGTCGGTCGGCAAGGTATTTATCACCATATAGCGTCCGATTTTGTTGGCAAAAAACAAAGCGGCGAGCAGCACGCCAGCAAATACACCCAGTGCCAAATTGTGCGTAAACACCACGATGGCGACCGTTACCACCATCACCACGTTAAAGCCGACAGGGTGGCTTTTAAGCTCTTTGATTGAAGCCCAATTAAATGTGCCGATAGACACCATAATCATCACCGCCACCAGTGCAGGCATTGGGATAATTTTGATTAAATCCGCCAAAAACACCACCATAATCAGCAAATACACACCTGCCAAAAAGGTAGAAAGTCGTGTGCGACCGCCTGATTTGACGTTAATCACCGACTGCCCAATCATCGCACAGCCCGCCATTGCCCCCATTAAGCCTGACGCAATGTTAGCGATGCCTTGCCCTTTACATTCACGGTTTTTGTCGCTGTCGGTTTCGGTCATCTCGTCCACGATGGTCGCCGTCATCAAGGATTCAAGCAGTCCCACCATCGCAAGGCTAAATGAATACGGCAAAATAATCCACAAGGTCTCCAAGTTTAGCGGTATATCAGGCAACAAAAATACAGGCAAGGTATCAGGCAGCTGCCCCATATCGCCCACTGTGCGTACATCAATGCCCAGTGCCACCGTCAAAGCGGTGAGCGTGATGATGGTAACGAGTGGCGATGGGATAATTTTGCCAAGTTTGGGAATATAAGGAAATAGATAAATAATCGCAAGACCCAATGCCACAAGGGCGTAAGTATGCCATGTTACACCCGTCAGCTCTGGCAGTTGTGCCATAAAAATCAAAATCGCCAAGGCGTTCACAAAGCCGATGACCACCGCCCGAGCCACAAATCGCATGAGCGAGCCAAGCTTTAAAAAGCCTGCGATAATCTGAATGACTCCTGTCAAAATCGTTGCCGCCAGCAGATACTCTAAACCGTGTTCTTTGACGAGTGTAACCATCACGAGTGCCATCGCCCCTGTCGCTGCCGAAATCATCGCAGGACGACCGCCGACAAAGCTAATCACCACCGCAATACAAAATGACGCATACAGCCCCACTTTGGGGTCAACCCCTGCAATGATAGAAAAGGCAATCGCTTCTGGAATGAGTGCCAGCCCCACCACCAAGCCTGAGAGCATATCGCCACGCACATTACAAAACCATTGCTGTTTTATGCTGTCAATCAATGAAAAACTCCTAAAATCAACCAAAATCAAAAGGCATGGCCATCGCACGCCTAAAACAAAAAAACCAAGCCTTTGCTTGGCTAACTCACGCAGGTTTGCCCTACCGTCAATCAATCAAAAACAAACAACCACACTAACAACGCCCGCCACTATCTTGACAGCATTCGTCCGTCAAAAAGCCTGCTAACTGCTTC encodes:
- the crcB gene encoding fluoride efflux transporter CrcB; this encodes MYNLLMVAIGGGSGAVLRWGLSQWSGQTALSLGMLTANWLGAFLIGVLAQWLDNPHYKLLLITGFLGGLTTFSSFSLEVVTLIQNGRFFGALMAVVLHVLGSLALTALGMYVVQGK
- the cueR gene encoding Cu(I)-responsive transcriptional regulator: MKISEVAKITGLSSKQIRDYEKLGLLTPAERTFSGYRDYKQADLARLHFIHHAREVGFGLAQIGELLALQDNPNRKSCDVKALTASHIATLAQKIAQLEQMKNTLQAWHDECAGDERSHCAILQNLQ
- a CDS encoding DUF6428 family protein, translated to MKLSQIKDILGSVDNISFILEDGTTVPPHFHVTEVGLISQHFIDCGGTVRQENTVNFQLWTADDFDHRLKAYKLLDIIKLSEEKLNLPDVEIEVEYQCDTIGKYDLAFDGTHFLLKNKHTVCLAEDQCGIPAKPQKSKMKLSEFGQVCKPNSGCC
- a CDS encoding DUF3800 domain-containing protein, which produces MYFYIDESGNSGSNLFDLDQPYLYYGVLSSKFDLDIVAQQDVINLKNKLSVSELHANELGNGGLVRIIDDLGDIYQKYDIYFDCCRLNKKDFAIISFFDQVFDQGVNPAVPWNWYWTPLRYPLLLAIAELFDDDLANQAWKARININSKETETSLVDICEQILLKASCFSDKRLVEIISDAMKWVIKNPSEIGYNVHSKENILQVSPNITSFQSVIFMICHRIEQNQSSATKIIVDIQSQFNKSQNWLTKLYQNISNSTDTNLQIGPFLPSINLSNMPSIDIDYKSSDSNVGLQLVDIHLWICRRFLENKNLANSLNRFFAIQSENTLFDEISLTSISERWAKWFCELSNPLELDLQRATNFAN
- a CDS encoding class I SAM-dependent methyltransferase, whose translation is MTIKTTLTELQHKAKTWRNDITFTQDVLGKPFSFATTWGIFSPEKLDDGSLMLLDYIDFKDDDTSIDLGCGYGVLGMTAARECPNGQHFLIDKDFVAVEYARLNCEKNGLKNTHVQLSNGFNQVDNTQKFSLVMSNLPAKASKEQHYLYLLDAYERMEMGGRFYVVTINGLRDFMKRSFTEVFGNSDKIKQGKTYTVTLAVKE
- a CDS encoding IS110 family transposase, encoding MTYYVGIDVSKHKLDVAWLKELSTMKVKTKVFNNHFDDFEHIIHWLKTNLGTDVSFNDIHLIMEATGVYHEPLAYYLHDLGFKVSIINPAFVKHYADSLGVRQKTDKKDSIVLARYGRATHPDAWIAPSIEARHLKSLLSRLDALNEDLQREENRKEKAEVADTTPIVKQSIDEMIVALKLAISKLNQDIDTHINNHPKLKEEQTLLQSIKGVGQVISRQMLTLFNTKQFNNAKQVSAFLGLIPKQQESGLFKGRSRLAKTGNAQLRAKLYMAAVVATKYNPDIKDQYERLQQNGKCKMQALCACMRKLVQICFGVIKHQTPYTPQVRIENMA
- a CDS encoding ArsR/SmtB family transcription factor, whose translation is MNTQNASLLFESLSSPIRLAIFQELTKMGTEGMIAGDLAKILGIAPNSLSFHLKTLSHAGLVQSEQQGRFVRYYANLDLMMALVVFLTDKCCQDSGENC
- a CDS encoding DUF411 domain-containing protein is translated as MRSMKKALATGVLSVSIIAGAVSLFVMNRPAQAVNHVEVWKDANCGCCGEWVEHMKKNGFTVSVHNTGNREMRAKLGMPEKFASCHTAKVGGYVIEGHTPASDIKRLLTQKPNALGLATPAMPLGSPGMDGEAYQGKKHDYNVLLVQKDGTSQVYQAYKGNQN
- a CDS encoding cation transporter; amino-acid sequence: MSCQCSTQNNAVHSDRYRNILWIVLILNFSMFFVEVFIGWRSGSVSLLADSLDFLGDSANYLITLFVLGKTLQTRAKASLIKGISMGLMGLWILFTTLYNLFMGDVPNYHDMGVVGLLALAVNVTAAWLLYHFREGDSNMQSVWLCSRNDAIGNVMVVLAAVAVYFSQSKIPDLLVAGIMVYLSLSASKAIISRAWSELKEH
- the arsC gene encoding arsenate reductase (glutaredoxin) (This arsenate reductase requires both glutathione and glutaredoxin to convert arsenate to arsenite, after which the efflux transporter formed by ArsA and ArsB can extrude the arsenite from the cell, providing resistance.), yielding MPSANTSNTPITIYHNPNCGTSRNTLALIRHLGIEPTIIHYLDNPPDEATLRELIAKMNITPRSLLRTNVEPYERLNLERPELSDDKLISAMLAQPILINRPIVVTEKGVKLCRPSEVFLDISPVPLKADFVKEDGEIITKQHPKQGA
- the copM gene encoding CopM family metallochaperone; protein product: MNNLKKYLTVAVLSVALGGVGGFAIANTTQQNNMSQMHENMMNNHAKMGAMNHDMNAMNQNKANQAPHTQEYMQSMNALHDEMMVGVADSDADRAFARSMIPHHLGAIKMAEVQLKYGKDPEMRKLAEQIIKAQDPEIKQMEQWLKK
- a CDS encoding SulP family inorganic anion transporter, whose amino-acid sequence is MIDSIKQQWFCNVRGDMLSGLVVGLALIPEAIAFSIIAGVDPKVGLYASFCIAVVISFVGGRPAMISAATGAMALVMVTLVKEHGLEYLLAATILTGVIQIIAGFLKLGSLMRFVARAVVIGFVNALAILIFMAQLPELTGVTWHTYALVALGLAIIYLFPYIPKLGKIIPSPLVTIITLTALTVALGIDVRTVGDMGQLPDTLPVFLLPDIPLNLETLWIILPYSFSLAMVGLLESLMTATIVDEMTETDSDKNRECKGQGIANIASGLMGAMAGCAMIGQSVINVKSGGRTRLSTFLAGVYLLIMVVFLADLIKIIPMPALVAVMIMVSIGTFNWASIKELKSHPVGFNVVMVVTVAIVVFTHNLALGVFAGVLLAALFFANKIGRYMVINTLPTDSPKSLAYAVVGQVFFASADDFIAQFNFGKQGITDVSIDLTHAHFWDVTAISALDKVVIKYRKLGANVSVYGLNEASQTLVDRFGVHDKSEDVDIVMGH
- a CDS encoding MerR family DNA-binding protein, with the protein product MKNLLQVKTVSEQVGLSLESIRYYEKMGLISPIRGENGYRLFNQEMTDTLKFIKNCRHVGFSVEEIKALQQMQSQPHNRCDNATELLTRHIARIDEQIAQLQHMKAHLTALQGCQENDVAHCKVITGLQKNCEV
- the arsB gene encoding ACR3 family arsenite efflux transporter — translated: MGNFERFLSIWVALAIILGVVIGVNFTDTVGKIATLQIAHINLPIAVLIWLMIYPMMIQIDWSAIKDVGKKPKGLAMTLAVNWLIKPFTMALVGWLFFRLLFADWVDAQTAQEYIAGMILLGVAPCTAMVFVWSGLVKGDPNYTLVQVSVNDIIMIFAFAPIAGLLLGVSDISIPWQTLIVSTVLYVLLPLVAGWLTRKILIKSDRSIAKFTAKLKPFSIFGLLLTVVLLFAFQAGTILSNPFVIVLIAIPLLVQTYGIFFLSMGIAKWLKLPHEISAPACLIGTSNFFELAVAVAISLFGLHSGAALATVVGVLVEVPVMLSLVWLINRGKN